The window GGTCGAGAACGCGCGCGCCAGACCCAGCAGGGTGGTGGAGAGCAGGGGCGCACCGCAGCCGTCGACGGTGGTGTGCATGACAAGCTCGGCGTCGCCGGTCATCTCGAGGATGGTGCCGCGGATGGCCCGCTGGAGCGGGTGCTCGGGCGACAGGTAGGTCTCGATGTCCCAGCCCTGCGTGAGGCAGGTGGCGAGCATCGCCGCGTGCTTGCCCGAGCAGTTCTGCGCGAGCGACGCCGGACCCGGCCCGCCGTCGTGCGGCGCCATGTGCCACTCCAGCGCGGCCGGCGGGTACAGCGGCAGGTCAGGGGTGTTCTGCAGCGCGTCGATGCCCAGGCCCACGGAGGCGAGGATCTGCAGCACACCCTCCAGGTGGATGAGCTCGCCGTTGTGGCTCGCGGCCGCGAGCGCGAGCAGGCGGTCCGGCAGCTCCAGGCCCGCGCGGAGCATCGCGACGAGCTGCAGCGGCTTGAGCGACGAGCGCGGCCAGATCGGCGTGGTCGGGTTGCCCGCCTGGACCACCGGGCGGCCGGACGGGTCGAGCACCACCAGGTGTCCCAGGTGCACCGACTCCACCATGTCGCCGCGGATCACCTCGGCCAGC is drawn from Promicromonospora sp. Populi and contains these coding sequences:
- a CDS encoding asparaginase, producing MSSPMARATGSSGSALDGAAPLAEVIRGDMVESVHLGHLVVLDPSGRPVVQAGNPTTPIWPRSSLKPLQLVAMLRAGLELPDRLLALAAASHNGELIHLEGVLQILASVGLGIDALQNTPDLPLYPPAALEWHMAPHDGGPGPASLAQNCSGKHAAMLATCLTQGWDIETYLSPEHPLQRAIRGTILEMTGDAELVMHTTVDGCGAPLLSTTLLGLARAFSTLGAAPTVDLRSHEARVGRAISAHPDMMGGTGRDVTLAMQAVPGLVAKDGAEGVYAAGLPDGSALAFKVLDGSARSRPAILAAALRAAGAASLPGVYPGGLDGLGRVPVLGGGRPVGEVRAVFADPYESRR